GCCGTCAGATGATCAAGTGATAAGTTGAAGACGCCAGGCATCGAGCTGACTTCGCGTTTAATATCTTCGCCTTCAGCGACGAAAATCGGATAAATCAAATCTGATTTATGCAACTGGTTCTCGCGGACGAGTGACCGGAGTGATGCGGTATGGCGCAAACGACGGTGACGTGCGTATTCTAATGTGTTCATGCTGATTCCTCCTCAATGATACGATCAATCATGCCGTCTACCGTGAATTCACGGGCGACATGGATCGGTTGAAGTCCGGCTGCTTTTGCTGCTTGCTCCGTGATTGTCCCAATGACGATGAACGTCGTCTGCGGGAATAGTGGAGCAATCGCTTCGACAGCGGAAGGACTCTGCAGTCCAATATAGGTGGCAGTTCTGACAAGTGCTTCAGGTAGCCGACGGGTGACAGTTTCATACGTGATGATATCTTCGATCGTATATCGATTCAGTTTTCGTAACTGATCGACCGGCGCTTTCCGCGATCGGTTCCCTCGCGCAAAAACGATATGATCGCCGTTAGACAAGTGTGGTCCCAGTTCTGCGACGAGTGCGTCTCCTGTAAAGGTCGACGGACAGAAGTCGGCTGTTCGACCGTACTTCGCAAGTGCATCTGCCGTCTTTCGTCCGACGACCGCGATACGCGTTGCTGCTAATTCAGGCAACGCATCAGCAATCCGGTGGACACCATTCGGACTCGTCACGATGAGCCAATCAATTCCCTTCGGTAACGTAAACGAAACCGGTCGCGTTTCAATGACAGGATAATGCACTGACTCGATCGCGACGGCGCGCAGTCGCGCCATCTGCTCGGTCGTCGGTGGTCGGCTGCCCGTGAAGAGTACCTGCTTACAAGTCATCCGGAAGTGTCGCGAGAATCTCACGACCGCCCGAAGCAAGCAGACGTTCGGCAACATCTTGACCGAGTTGCATCGGGTCAAGACCTGATTCGCGCTCGAGTAGGATTTGCTCTCCATCGACGGATCCAATGAATCCGACGAGTGTCGTTGACAGATCTTCGTTGATCGTTGCAAATCCACCGACCGGAACGTGACAGCTACCTTCGATCGCTGCTAGGAAAGCGCGCTCGGCATAAGCTACTTTTTCTGTCATCTGATCATGGATCAGATGAAGGAGGTCACGTACTTCTTGGTCATGTGCGCGACATTCGATGCCGAGGATTCCTTGACCAACGGCTGGAATCATGTCGTCTGTCGAGAGATATTCCGAAACGACGTCTTCAGACCAACCCATCCGTTGTAGACCAGCTGCTGCAAGCAAAATCCCGTCAAACGAACCGTTCTTTAATTTATCGAGTCGTGTGTCGATGTTTCCGCGAATCGATTCGATTTTTAAATCAGGGCGGAGTTTTAGCAATTGCGACCCACGACGTAAACTGCTCGTGCCGACAACTGCGCCTTCTGGCAAGGAAGCAAGACCTTCGCCTGTTTTCGTGATCAAAGCATCACGCGCATCGACACGCGCTGGTGTTGCACCGATGATGAGACCGTCCGGTAATTCAGAAGGTAGATCCTTCATGCTGTGAACGGCAAAATCGATTTCTTCGTCAATCATCTGCTGCTCGATCTCTTTTACGAATAATCCTTTACCGCCGACTTTCGAGAGCGTCACATCCAAAATGCGGTCCCCTTTTGTGATGATGTTCTTGATTTCGAACTCATACGGCGCGCCGGCTTGTTTCAACTGGTCAATGACCCATTTCGT
This region of Exiguobacterium acetylicum DSM 20416 genomic DNA includes:
- the hemC gene encoding hydroxymethylbilane synthase: MRKIIVGSRSSKLAMTQTKWVIDQLKQAGAPYEFEIKNIITKGDRILDVTLSKVGGKGLFVKEIEQQMIDEEIDFAVHSMKDLPSELPDGLIIGATPARVDARDALITKTGEGLASLPEGAVVGTSSLRRGSQLLKLRPDLKIESIRGNIDTRLDKLKNGSFDGILLAAAGLQRMGWSEDVVSEYLSTDDMIPAVGQGILGIECRAHDQEVRDLLHLIHDQMTEKVAYAERAFLAAIEGSCHVPVGGFATINEDLSTTLVGFIGSVDGEQILLERESGLDPMQLGQDVAERLLASGGREILATLPDDL
- a CDS encoding uroporphyrinogen-III synthase, which codes for MTCKQVLFTGSRPPTTEQMARLRAVAIESVHYPVIETRPVSFTLPKGIDWLIVTSPNGVHRIADALPELAATRIAVVGRKTADALAKYGRTADFCPSTFTGDALVAELGPHLSNGDHIVFARGNRSRKAPVDQLRKLNRYTIEDIITYETVTRRLPEALVRTATYIGLQSPSAVEAIAPLFPQTTFIVIGTITEQAAKAAGLQPIHVAREFTVDGMIDRIIEEESA